Below is a window of Neofelis nebulosa isolate mNeoNeb1 chromosome 8, mNeoNeb1.pri, whole genome shotgun sequence DNA.
GAGTAACGCCAATGAAAAGCGCTTCTAATGGAACCGATGGTCGGAAGAACCAATCCCACTCTTCCAGGGCAGAGCGCATGTAGAGCAGCGAGGTGGGTCCGGGAGTTTTGGACGCTTGTACTCTGGGACCCTTACAGTCCTTTCGCGTGCCTTCTATCAGAGCAGAAACTGACGGTTGTTTAAACCAATCAATCCCAGAAACTTTCCTGGGTCTTGTCCAATCGGAAAATAGAAGGGCAGTTGTagtctttttatttgaaaagggGCTGTCCAATGAGGCGGAGTTTGAGAGGGTTAGTCTCGAGTGATTGATAACTCCGTCGACCAATACGGATTACCATCTCGCCTCAGAAAAACCTTCATAACTACAGCTCCAGCCAGTTATGTACATAATAGCGTCATAATtcatgattctattttttttaataaaataatttggttCTGAAACTGGAGGTCTGAAAACCGAAGACTGGCACTCCTCAGAGTCTCACGATGGACAACTCGCAGCCGGTGGCGGAACAAAAGTCCCGTATTCGGGGAGGTGTCACCCCTGAGCAAGCCAGGCCGCTGCTCATTGGCCCCACTCTCCTCATGACAGACGTCCTCCGAGCCCAATGGCCTCCTCACAGGAGGCGGGTCTCATATAGGGGGCCTATTGGCGTCTGCGTCGGCTCAACCAATAGAGTCAAGGCAGGGGGCGTGGCGGGAGGTTTGAAACTCGGCGTCGGGAGTTGAGGCTCGAGCTTCTGTGCATCCCAAAGAGGAATTGGGGCCCGGTAAGTGAttggaataaattaataaattagagGGCCCAGCAGGCTCGCAAGGAGCTGGCTTGTCAGCTGCAACAGTCGTTGTTTCCACAGAGGCCTCTGGCCCAGCAGCGGGGAGGTTCCTGAGCTGGGAGCAGGGAAGATCGGGTGGTCTGGAGGCAAGAGATCGGACGCGGTCGCGGTCGCGGTAATGGCTGAGACCTGAGTCATTTCTCACAGGCGTCCCCTCCTCGCCCCGGGCCGGGCCCCGCCCCACCTTCTTTCTCCTGGTTGAGATGGGCTCAGCCAAGAGCTCCCCGGTCACTCCGGCGCGGCCTCCGCCGCACAACAAGCTTCTGGCTCGAGTGGCGGACCCCCGTTCACCTAGTGCCGGCATCTTGCGCACTCCCATCCAGGTACTCTGGGGCGGAGAGGCGGGGAGGGACGGGGGCAGAGTCTGAATTCTTGGGCCTCTGCTTAACCTGATTCTGAGAAAGCCCTcacaccctcctcctccctctaaTTTGACACCTTATTTTCCACTTTCTTAATCCGGTTGGGGTAGGCTGAATGCCTGAGGGCCCTGGCAATACCTGCCTGGAATATCAACCTGGGGCTAGAGACCTGGGAGGGAAGAAGAGTCGGGGTCCGGACTTGTTTTAGCTTTTGGTTCTGCCAGGTGGAGAGCTCTCCACAGCCAACCCTACCAGCAGGGGAGCAGTTGGAGTGTCCTAATGAGGCCCAAGACTCAGATCCCCGCTCTCCTACCCTTGGCATTGCACGGACACCTATGAAGACCAGCAGCGGAGGTAAATGGTGGGCCCAGGGAATCTTGGTAAGGCTGTCACCTAGCACCCTTGGGTTGGGCCAATGAAACCATTTTCCCAGAGCTCCTGCTCAAAGGAGCCTCCATTCTTTTGATTGAGCCAATCTCACTCTTCTCTCAACATGTTCTCCCTCGATTTCTCTCTTCCCAACCAATCCCTCACCCACTAGAGCATGAGTCCTAAAGTTCCTGTATGTATTCTTCTTGCTGAATGATTTGTATCATAGGGTCACTATCTCACTTGACTTCTGTTTAGAGCCCCCAAGCCCACTGGCGAAACAGCTGAATGAAGTCTTTGAGAAAGAAGCCTCCAAATTGAATCTTCCTCCAGAGCCTGTTCTGCCCCTAGAGGCAACTTCACCTTCCGAATTGAACTTGCCTCTGGGCACCCAGTTTTCCCTTGAGGACCGGATGccactctggagccagactgagCTCCCCTCCAAGCAGGTGTCCTCCAAGGAGGAAGCAGGACAGCCCTCACAACCCCCCACGGCCAGCCAGGGCTCAGACAAGCCCTTAAGAGACCCTGAGACTCCCCGATCTTCAGGTACAGAACCAAAGGGCAAGGATAGGGAAGAGAAATTGGGATAATGCCCACGGATGAATGTAGGAGGAATAAACTGTAAACCCCTAATTTGGGTTTTGGCTTTAACTCCTTACCCACCCTAGGTTCTAAGCACAATAGACGGAAAGGAAATGGCAAGGTACTAGGGAGATCTCCCCTCACCATCCTACAGGATGACAACTCCCCTGGAACTCTGACACCACGACAGGTAAAAGGAGAGAGGGTGAAAGCTGTTACTAGGAACCCCAGAATAGAGAGGTAGAGGGTGGGAGTCCTTTCTACCCAATCTTCCCTGTCCTGAAcaacccccctccctcctccaactCACACACTGCTTTTGGCAGGGTAAGCGGCCTCCTCCCCTGAGTGAAAATGCTAGGGCACTAAAGGAAGGGGCCATTCTGGGAACTGGACGACTTCTGGAAACCGGAGGCCGAGTGTGGGAGCAGGGCCAGGACCAGGACAAGGAAAATCAGCACTTTCCAAACTTGGTGGAGAACTAGGCCGTGCATGGCCCCAGCACCGGGTTCACCAGGGGCCTGGTGATGTTGTGTCCTCACAGCCCCTTCTTTCCCTGGGAGACTGGAAAGGCTCGTTGTCTTCCACTCCCCCTAAACTACCAACTCGGGGGACCGAGCACTTTCTTAGGCTTTATTTGTGTCCTGTGTGTTTCTTGTATATTaaagaaagtgattttaaattatgcttttaaGTGTTATGCCTAAACCTTGTGCTGGGCTTCTGTATGTAGAAAAGCAGCCTGAGAAACTTGTGTTCCCTGTCCTCCAGGCCTCTTCTACACACTTCCCTTAAATCCTGGTGTTCCCCCGGGGCTCTGTCCTTGGCCttttcctcttgctctctctagGTGTTCACTTCTAGGGATTTAGGTATCACTTTCTTATATTCTAGTAACTTCCAGATCTCTCTAACCCTGACCtttatccaggtgccccaggcactTCACAGGTAATTTGTCTACAGTTGAATTTGTAatccgccctccccccacccctgccgccccCAAAGCTATTCTTCATCCCCTGCTCTCTATCCCTGTAAATAATAACCATGTTATCCACCCAGTTGCCCAAACCTGAACCTTGGCCATTATCTTGAATCCTTCCCTCTTAACATCCCATATCCTGGCACTTGGCATTCAATTCTGGTGATTCTGTATTCTTTAACCTCTTCCCcatccctttccctgccccctgTCCTATGGCTCTTGCATTTCTTGCCATCTACCTCCTGCCTTGTTTCTCGCCAGTCTCGACTCACCTTTTCATCAACCTACACCGCTGCTAGGgcaacctttctttttcttttctttcttttttttttttttttttttttttggttttcttttttttttttaagtggtatttatttattttgagagacagacagagcatgagcaggggaggggcagagggagggagagagggagaatcccaagcaggctcctcgctgtcagcacagagcctgatgtgggcctcgaactcacaaaatgtgagatcacgacctgagctgaaatcaggagtcgaccgcttaaccgactgagccacccgggcgcccgaGGGGTGACCTTTCTGAGAAGCACGTGACCGTGAAACTACTCTGCTCAAAACTCTTCAGTTGTTCCCCATTGCCCTTAGGATAAAGTCTACACCCTAGCCTggcattcagggtcttttatAACCCCATTCCTTCTCAACATAACCTTCCTATAGAGACGCACCATAGGCAGGTTGTAGTGAACCATTGTGTGTATGCTCCCCCAGCCACCTGGTGAGCACCTTCTCCACCTGACCTGTCTCAGGCCTTCTCTGTGAGGCTTGGGCTTCTGCCTCCACCCTACTCTGCCCACAAGCTGTCTGGTACCCAACCTTCATCCCTGCACCTATAATGTTTTATTACTTGAGTTAGACCTGCATCTTTTTGGAACAGAAGTGGGGCAGAAGCCAGACATCCCAGGCCTGTACACTTTATTGCAGGTGCTttatgagagaaataaagaaggtagaaaaggGAGAGATCATGAAGGAGACAAGGGACAGGATCTTAGTGGCGCCAGAGCCATAGTCACAGGGCTGAGTGCTCTCTGCCACCCAGATCTGGATAAAGGTAGTGGCTCTGGGGGGAGGAATTCTAGGGCCTGGGGCCTCAGACTGGAAGCCTGTTAGGcttgccaagggctggggaggggtcaGTTGTCCTTGCTTATTAAGGGAGAAGCTGCAGGACCATGGAGAGGGGAGACCATGGGAGGAGATGGGGCAGTTCTTTGCCCCCGTGTCCCTGATAATGCCTCCCAAAGGCAGACTCCCCATTTTTCTCCACCGCCCTCAAGGGACAAAGCTGGGTGGGAATGGCAGCTAGGGTATAGAAGAGAAAACTTAAAGAAACCTTAGAAAAAaattgggcaggggaggggcagctgaGTGTCTTCGTGGCCTTTtacct
It encodes the following:
- the CDCA3 gene encoding cell division cycle-associated protein 3 isoform X1, whose product is MGSAKSSPVTPARPPPHNKLLARVADPRSPSAGILRTPIQVESSPQPTLPAGEQLECPNEAQDSDPRSPTLGIARTPMKTSSGEPPSPLAKQLNEVFEKEASKLNLPPEPVLPLEATSPSELNLPLGTQFSLEDRMPLWSQTELPSKQVSSKEEAGQPSQPPTASQGSDKPLRDPETPRSSGSKHNRRKGNGKVLGRSPLTILQDDNSPGTLTPRQGKRPPPLSENARALKEGAILGTGRLLETGGRVWEQGQDQDKENQHFPNLVEN
- the CDCA3 gene encoding cell division cycle-associated protein 3 isoform X2 yields the protein MGSAKSSPVTPARPPPHNKLLARVADPRSPSAGILRTPIQVESSPQPTLPAGEQLECPNEAQDSDPRSPTLGIARTPMKTSSGEPPSPLAKQLNEVFEKEASKLNLPPEPVLPLEATSPSELNLPLGTQFSLEDRMPLWSQTELPSKQVSSKEEAGQPSQPPTASQGSDKPLRDPETPRSSG